One window from the genome of Pyxicephalus adspersus chromosome 6, UCB_Pads_2.0, whole genome shotgun sequence encodes:
- the EEF1A2 gene encoding elongation factor 1-alpha 2 produces MGKEKTHINIVVIGHVDSGKSTTTGHLIYKCGGIDKRTIEKFEKEAAEMGKGSFKYAWVLDKLKAERERGITIDISLWKFETSKYYITIIDAPGHRDFIKNMITGTSQADCAVLIVAAGVGEFEAGISKNGQTREHALLAYTLGVKQLIVGINKMDSTEPPYSEKRYDEIVKEVSAYIKKIGYNPATVPFVPISGWHGDNMLEPSPNMPWFKGWKVERKEGNASGVSLLEALDTILPPTRPTDKPLRLPLQDVYKIGGIGTVPVGRVETGILKPGMVVTFAPVNITTEVKSVEMHHEALSEALPGDNVGFNVKNVSVKDIRRGNVCGDSKADPPQEAAQFTSQVIILNHPGQIRAGYSPVIDCHTAHIACKFAELKEKIDRRSGKKLEDNPKALKSGDAAIVEMIPGKPMCVESFSQYPPLGRFAVRDMRQTVAVGVIKNVEKKSGGAGKVTKSAQKAQKAGK; encoded by the exons ATGGGGAAAGAGAAGACCCACATTAACATTGTGGTCATTGGCCATGTCGACTCCGGCAAATCCACCACCACCGGCCACCTGATTTACAAATGCGGAGGCATTGACAAAAGGACGATAGAGAAGTTTGAGAAGGAAGCCGCTGAG ATGGGAAAGGGCTCCTTCAAGTATGCCTGGGTTCTCGACAAGCTGAAGGCCGAGCGGGAAAGAGGAATCACCATCGACATCTCTCTGTGGAAGTTCGAGACCAGCAAATATTACATCACTATCATTGATGCTCCAGGACATAGAGACTTCATCAAGAACATGATCACTGGGACATCCCAG GCAGACTGTGCTGTACTGATTGTGGCAGCCGGTGTGGGTGAGTTTGAGGCTGGAATCTCCAAGAATGGGCAGACCAGAGAGCATGCCCTACTGGCATACACTTTGGGTGTGAAACAGCTCATTGTCGGCATCAATAAAATGGACTCTACTGAACCACCTTACAGCGAGAAGCGTTATGATGAGATTGTGAAGGAGGTCAGCGCATACATCAAGAAGATTGGCTACAACCCGGCCACTGTGCCCTTTGTGCCCATTTCTGGCTGGCACGGGGACAACATGCTGGAACCATCTCCCAAT ATGCCTTGGTTCAAGGGATGGAAGGTGGAGAGGAAGGAAGGCAATGCCAGTGGAGTTTCCCTCCTTGAAGCTTTGGACACAATTCTGCCCCCAACTCGTCCCACAGACAAACCTCTTAGACTGCCCCTTCAGGATGTCTACAAGATTGGAG GTATTGGCACAGTTCCCGTGGGCCGGGTAGAGACTGGCATCTTGAAACCCGGCATGGTGGTAACCTTTGCCCCTGTGAACATCACCACTGAGGTAAAGTCTGTCGAGATGCACCACGAGGCCCTCAGCGAGGCTCTGCCTGGCGACAACGTTGGCTTCAATGTCAAGAACGTGTCCGTGAAGGACATCCGCCGCGGCAACGTGTGCGGGGACAGCAAGGCCGACCCTCCTCAGGAGGCTGCCCAGTTCACCTCTCAG GTGATCATTCTGAACCACCCAGGCCAGATTAGGGCTGGATATTCCCCTGTCATTGACTGCCACACCGCTCACATTGCCTGCAAGTTTGCTGAACTGAAGGAAAAGATTGACCGCCGTTCTGGTAAGAAGCTGGAGGACAACCCTAAAGCCCTGAAGTCCGGAGATGCAGCCATCGTAGAGATGATTCCTGGAAAGCCCATGTGTGTGGAGAGCTTCTCCCAGTACCCTCCTCTTG GGCGTTTTGCCGTACGGGACATGAGGCAGACTGTGGCTGTCGGGGTCATCAAGAACGTGGAGAAGAAGAGTGGAGGTGCCGGCAAGGTCACCAAGTCCGCCCAGAAGGCCCAGAAGGCTGGCAAATGA